The genome window CACGTAATGGGTCAGATCCAGCACCCGGAGTCCGTCCAGCGCCCCCAAAGACATCTCTCCGAACCGGAAAAGCGCACGGCTACCCGCGTTCCTTGACCATCCGCACTTTTTCCATCAATTTTTCATTCGTCCGCTCGCGCGGGACGATGAAGCGCTCGTTCTGTCCCTCGGCCACCTTCTCCACCTCATCGTATATCTCCGCCTCGAACAGGCAGCGCCGGCGATCGCGCTCGATGAGGCGCGCTTTGACCCGAAGCTTCATCCCCCGCGGGGTACCGACCATGTGCTTGAGCGAAACCACCGTCCCCACGCTGGTCTGATCGGAGGGAAGCTGTTCCTCCAGCGCAGAGAACGCGGCCTGCTCC of bacterium contains these proteins:
- a CDS encoding thioesterase — encoded protein: MSDDPIRLGLEGTLEIVVEEQHVPPHLRGTNAEVVSTPSLVNFMEQAAFSALEEQLPSDQTSVGTVVSLKHMVGTPRGMKLRVKARLIERDRRRCLFEAEIYDEVEKVAEGQNERFIVPRERTNEKLMEKVRMVKERG